The nucleotide sequence CGGTGTGGCCGGTCCCCTGTCGGGCGCCCAGGCCGCCTTCGGTGAACAGTTCTGGCGCGGCGCCGAACAGGCCGCCAAGGATATCAACGCCCAGGGGGGCATCAACGGCGATACCATCGAACTGGTCAAGGGGGATGACGCCTGCGAACCCAAACAGGCCGTGGCCGTGGCCAACCGTTTGGTGGACTTCGATCACGTGACGGCGGTGGTGGGACATTTTTGTTCCTCTTCCACCATTCCGGCCTTCGAGGTCTACGCCGAGGCGGGCATTCTCTCCATGACCCCGGCCTCCACCAATCCCATGGTCACGGAACGGGGATTGTCCACGGTGTTTCGCACCTGTGGCCGGGATGACCAGCAGGGGGTGGTGGGGGCGGAGTTCGTGGTCAAACAGCTCAAGGCCCAGCGGGTGGCGGTGCTCCACGACAAGGATACCTATGGCCAGGGTCTGGCCGACTCCATGAAGGCCCATCTGGCCACCCTGGGACTCAAAGAGGTGCTGTACGAAGGCCTGACCCGGGGCGAGAAGGATTTCAACGCCCTGGTCACCAAACTGCGCTCGGTCAAGGCCGACGCGGTCTACTTCGGCGGTCTCCACAGCGAGGCCGGACCGCTGGTGCGTCAGATGCGGGAACAAGGACTCAACGTGCCCCTGATTTCCGGTGACGGCATCATGTCGGAAACTTTCGTCACCTCCGCGGGTGGACCCAAGTTCGTCGAGGGGGTCTTCATGACCTTCGGCGCCGATCCCCGCAAGATTCCCTCCGGCAAGACCCTGGTGGAACAGTTCCGCAAAGGAGGCTACGAGCCGGAAGGCTATACCCTCTACTCCTACGCCACCATGCAGGCCATCGCCCAGGCCATGCGCGCCACCCAGTCCCGGGAAGGGGTCAAACTGGCCGCCTGGCTGAAAGCCAATCCCGTGGAGACCGTCATGGGCACCAAGTCCTGGAACGCCAAGGGGGATTTGAAGATTTCGGACTACGTCATGTACCGCTGGACCCCGGCGGGCAAGTACGAAGAGGTTCAATAAACGGGGCCGTTCGTGAGTTTTCACATTCTCGTCCAGCAGGCGGTCAACGGGCTGGTCTTGGGATCGGTCTATGGCCTGATCGCCGTGGGCTATACCATGGTCTACGGCATCATCGGCATGATCAATTTCGCCCATGGCGATGTCTACATGATCGCCGCCTACCTGACCGCCATCTTTCTGGCGGCGCTGACCCTGCTGGGGATTCAGTCGCCGCCGTTGATCATCCTGCTGGTCTTGTTGCTGACCATCGCTTGCACCGCGCTGTATGGCTGGAGCGTGGAACGCATCGCCTACAAGCCCCTGCGCCACTCCACCCGTCTGGCCCCGCTGATTTCCGCCATCGGCATGTCATTGATTCTACAAAATTATGTCCGGTTATCCCAGGGGGCGCGCAGTCAGGGTACCCCCACGCTGATCCATGGCAGCCTGCGTCTGTTTGAAAACGGTCCCGATCAATTCGTCCAGATCACCTATGCCCAGATCCTGATCGTGGTCACCGCCGTGATCGGCATGGCTCTGCTGTGGTATTGGATCCAGGCCACCGCCATGGGACGGGCCTGTCGGGCGGTGCAACAGGATCGGATCATGGCGGCCTTGCTGGGCGTGGATACGGATCGGGTCATCTCCGTGGTCTTTGTGCTGGGGGCTTCCATGGCCGCCGTGGCGGGCACGTTGGTCACCTTCAATTATGGCTCCTTTGATTTTTTCATCGGGTTCGTCATCGGCATCAAGGCCTTCACCGCGGCGGTTCTGGGGGGAATCGGCTCCCTGCCCGGCGCCATGCTCGGGGGACTGGTGCTGGGATTGGCCGAGTCGATCTTTTCGGGTTTCGTCAATACCGACTACAAGGATGTGTTCGCCTTTTCGCTGCTGGTCTTGGTGTTGATCTTTCGACCCAGCGGTTTGTTGGGCCATCCTGAAGTGGAGAAGGTGTGATGGAACGCATCTCCGGTGGTGGACAGAGCATGGGGTCTGTACTCCGGGAGGCGTTGCTCACCGGATTGATCGCCTTGCTGCTGTTCGCGCCTCTGACCGGGGTTTCCCTCTCCGGATATACCCTGGAAGGCCACTGGCAGCGCCCCTTGTGGCTGGCGGGCTGGGTGGTTCTGGGTCGGTTTGCGCTGGGGTGGTTGCTTTCCCGCAGGCGCCACGTGGTGGCTCACGCCAGACCGCACAGGAGGCCTTCCCTTCTGGCCTCCTGGATCGAGGCCCATCGGACTTTTTTGCTGCTGGCGATGTTCGTCGTGGCCCTGATCCTGCCCTGGTTCATCGGCAAATATTGGCTCAACGTGGCCATCCTCGCCTGGATCTATGTATTGCTGGCTTTGGGGCTGAATATCGTGGTGGGGCTGGCGGGCTTGCTGGATCTGGGGTTTGTGGCCTTTTACGCGGTGGGAGCCTATGGTTATGCCTTGGGTTTCAAGTATCTGGATTTGAGCTTCTGGACCGCGTTGCCCTTTGGCGCGCTGCTGGCGGCTTGTTTCGGGGTGATGTTGGGCTTTCCGGTGTTGCGCATGCACGGGGATTATCTGGCCATCGTCACCTTGGGGTTCGGGGAGATCATCCGGCTGGTGCTCAACAACTGGATGGAGTTCACCGGTGGTCCCAATGGGGTACGGGTGCCGTTTCCGTCATTTTTCGGCATCGAGTTTGGCCGCAAGGCCCAGCCGGGACATGTCACGGTGCATGAATACTTCAATGTGCCTTTTTCCAACGAATACCGGGACATCTTTTTGTATCTGCTGTTGATGATCGTGGTGGGGGGGTTGGTGTTCGTCATCCGGCGTCTGCGGCGCATGCCCCTGGGGCGCAACTGGGAGGCGTTGCGGGAGGATGAAATCGCCTGTCGCTCTCTGGGCTTGCAACCGGTGATGGTCAAACTGTCGGCCTTCGGCCTGGGAGCCATGACCGGTGGGGTGGGCGGGGTGTTCTTCGCCGCCTCCCAGGGGTTTGTCAATCCCACCTCCTTCACCTTCATGGAGTCGGCCCACATTCTGGCCATCGTCATTCTCGGGGGCATGGGTTCCACCGCCGGGGTGATTGTCGCGGCGGTGATCCTGACGGTCCTGCCCGAGGCGTTGCGGGATTTCGCCGAATATAGGGGGTTGTTGTTCGGCTGCGCCATGGTCTTGATGATGGTCTGGCGTCCCCGCGGTTTGATGGGCGCCCGGCGCGCCCGGTTTGATCGTTCCGGGGTGGCCTGACATGGCCTCCTTGCTGACGGTCCACGATCTGACCATGCGGTTTGGGGGGGTGCTGGCCTTGAACGGTGTCGGCTTCGATGTGCGGCGTGGCAGCGTCACCGCGCTCATCGGACCCAATGGGGCGGGCAAGACCACGGTGTTCAATTGCCTGACCGGATTTTATCGTCCCAGCTCCGGTGCGATCCGTTTGACGGACGCGGATGGGGTGGCGGTGGATTTGATCGAAATTCTGGGGGGACCGTTCCGGCGCCAGGATTTGGTCTCTCCAAGGGCTTTCGGGCGGCGACTGTATTACAAGATGTTTGGCGGCGCGGCGCTGGCGGCGCGGGCCGGGGTGGTGCGGACCTTTCAGAACATTCGTCTCTTCAAGGAGATGACCGCTTTTGAAAATCTTCTGGTGGCCCAGCGCGCCCGGGTGAACAACAATCTGGTCGCCGGACTGCTTTCCACCCGCGCCTATCGGGACGCGGAGGCCGAGGCGGTGGAACGGGCTTGGTATTGGTTGGACTTTTTTCGTCTGGCCGATGAGGGCAATCGTTTGGCCGGGGAGTTGGCCTATGGGCGGCAGCGGCGTTTGGAGATTGCCCGGGCCATGTGCGTGGGACCGCGTTTGTTGTGTCTGGATGAACCGGCAGCCGGACTCAATCCCAACGAAACCCGGGAGTTGTCCGAATGGATTCTTTCCTTGCGGCGCGGTCATGGGGTGACGGTCTGTCTGATCGAACACGACATGGGGTTGGTGATGGAGATTTCCGATCAGGTGGTGGTGTTGGATCATGGTCAGGTGATCGCCTCGGGTCGGCCGGAAAAGGTGCGGGACAACCCGGTGGTGCTGGAGGCCTACCTGGGGGTGCCCGAGGAGGAGGGGTCGTGAACCGTCCGGCGATTTTGGAGTTGCGTGGCGTGGATGTGGCCCATGGACGCAGTGCGGTGTTGCACGGGGTGTCGTTGACCGTGGGAAGAGGGGAGATCGTGACCCTGATCGGGGCCAACGGCGCGGGGAAATCGACGTTGCTGATGGCGATTTTCGGTCTTCCATCCGCATCCCGGGGGGAGGTGTTGTTCGATGGTCAGGAGATCACCCGACTGCCCACCCATCGCATCGCCCGGTTGGGCCTGGCCCAGGTGCCGGAGGGCCGACGGATCTTTCCGGGCATGACCGTGCTGGAGAATCTGGTCATGGGGTCCATGGTCGGGGAAAAGGACGAGGCGGCCCTGGCGCGGATTTACGCCTTGTTTCCCATTTTGCGGGAGCGCGGTGGCCAGCGGGCCGGAACCCTTTCCGGGGGCGAACAACAGATGCTGGCCATCGGACGGGCGTTGATGAGCCGTCCGCGCATTCTGTTGCTGGATGAACCCAGTCTGGGTTTGGCGCCATTGATGATCCGGCGGATCTTTCAGGCGTTGCGGGAGATCGTGGCGGAGGGAACCACCTTGTTTCTGGTGGAGCAGAACGCCAACCAGGCGTTGCGGCTGGCGGACCGGGGGTATGTGCTGGTCAACGGGCGGATTGTGTTGGAGGGGAGCGGTATGGCGTTGCTGGCGGATCCCGAGGTGCGGCGGGCCTATTTGGGGGGGCATTGACCATGGGTGGCGAGCCACTCCCGCAAGGCGTTGTCGATGCGGGTTTGCCAACCTTTGCCGGTGTCGCGGAATGAGGTGATCACATCCGGGGAGAGACGGATGTTGAGGGATTGCTTGGGATGGTCTTTGCACGGTCTGCCCCGTTTGGGAGGCAGCAGGTCATCGATCACGCTTTGGGGGAACAGTGTGGTGAGTACCTCTTGAGCGGGCCGGGCTTGGTGAAAGGGTGCATCGGACCATTCGGGGTTTTCGGCATCGATTTTTTCAGGATCGGGTGTGTTGTGCATGGCGTCGCACCTCCCGGCGGTTGGCTTTGCGCAGGCTGATGATTCCACGATCAAAGCTGAATCCCAGGCCATTTCCCGTGTTCGTTCGAAAGGAGAGTCCGCGCTCGGCCATGTTGCGTGCGTTTTTGGCTGGATCATCGGTGATGTGCATGGCGCCGGTGGATGAATGGCGTGGTTTGGCTTGGTTTTATTGTATCCACATTAAATGGTGAGAGTCAAGCTTTCATCCTATTGGATCGCAAGGAGAGTACGATGACCCGGCGATTGGCACTCTGGTTGGCCACCTTTTTTGGTTCCGGCTATCTGCCCAAGGCTCCCGGAACCTGGGGTACGGTGGCCGCCGTGCCGCTGGCCATGGTTTCCCAGTCCCTGGGAACCACCTGGTCCTGGATCATCCTGGGGAGCGTGTGTGTGCTGGGGGTGTGGAGCGCCGGGGTGGCCAGTCGGGTGGTGCAGCGGGAGGATCCGCCCGAGGTGGTGATCGATGAAGTGGCCGGTTTTTTGCTTGCCATGATCGTCGCGCCCCTGGGTTGGGGTTGGATGTTGGGGGGATTTGTGTTTTTTCGTCTTTTCGACATCTTCAAACCGTGGCCTGTGGATGCCCTCGAACGTCTGCCGGGAGGCTGGGGCATCATGGCGGATGATCTGGCCGCCGGGGCGTATGCCGGATTGTGCCTCTTTTGGATCGCCAGGATTGGGTTGCCATGAAGTGTTTGCTGGTCATGCCACGCTGGAGCGAACAAGGCTCTCTGCTTCCGCCTTCGGGACGGCCCTATCTGGACCTGTTGCTGGAGTGTTTGGGAGTCGGCGCGGTATCGGTGATGGAACTGGATGAGGATGAACCTTTCGATCCGGCGGAGGTGCCGGAAGAATATCCTCTCATTTTGGTGCAAGACCATGGCCGGGGCAACCGGTTGCGGCGTTCGTTGTTGTCGAATCTGGGGCTTTCCCTGGGGCTGGAAGGGGAGGAGTCGGATCGTCTGAAGGTCTTTGGCGCCCACACCTTGAACGATAAACAGGGTCAGGCCGCCGGTTTCGCCCTGCAACGTCGGGGACGCATGGTGGCGTATTTCAGCCATTCCATCTGGACGGCCCGCAACGCGCTGGTCAAGGCGCTGCGGGGTTTTCTCGGCGGGGAAGGTTCCCTGGCCCGGCGCAATCGGGAAACGGTTTGCTGGATGGTGGAAGGCGCGGGTGAACCCCTGGATCTGGGGGCGTATCTGGTGGGGGATGCCTTTTCTTTGTGCAAGGTGCGCAATCTGCCCAATGGTGATGCCGGATTGTTGATTCCCGCCATCATGGGGGAGGAGTTCAAGGCCCGGGTCCGGGCCGGACTGGGCAATCGCATTCAGTCGTACACCCCCCGTCCTGTGGAAGAGTTGCTGGGAGAGCGGTTGATCAAGTCCGGCCTGAAGGTGACCACGGCGGAATCATGTACCGGCGGCTTGATCGCTGCCCGGTTGTCGGCGATTCCGGGGGCGTCGTCTTATCTGGATATGGGACTGGTCAGTTATGCCAATGCCGTCAAACAGCAGTGGCTGGGCGTGGATACGGCGCTGCTGGAAACCCACGGAGTGGTCAGTCGCGAAGTGGCCATGGCCATGGCGGTGGGGGCCATTCAGGCCAGTGGCGCGGACTTGTCTGTGGCGGTGACCGGCATCGCCGGACCGGATGGAGGAACCCCCGGCAAACCCGTGGGCACGGTTCATCTGGCGGTGCGTGATCGTCAGGGGCAAACGTTGGAACACCGTGGATTTTACGTCGGCAACCGGGATCGGGTGCGTTGGCAGGCGAGTCAAACCGCCTTGCACCTGCTGCGGCGGATGGTGACGGCTCAAGGACAGGAGAAACCGTGATGGATCATCGGAAGCGTGTGGCCCGGGCATGGCTGGGTGGGGCGATCGTGTCGCT is from Magnetococcales bacterium and encodes:
- a CDS encoding ABC transporter ATP-binding protein; amino-acid sequence: MLELRGVDVAHGRSAVLHGVSLTVGRGEIVTLIGANGAGKSTLLMAIFGLPSASRGEVLFDGQEITRLPTHRIARLGLAQVPEGRRIFPGMTVLENLVMGSMVGEKDEAALARIYALFPILRERGGQRAGTLSGGEQQMLAIGRALMSRPRILLLDEPSLGLAPLMIRRIFQALREIVAEGTTLFLVEQNANQALRLADRGYVLVNGRIVLEGSGMALLADPEVRRAYLGGH
- a CDS encoding CinA family protein translates to MGEEFKARVRAGLGNRIQSYTPRPVEELLGERLIKSGLKVTTAESCTGGLIAARLSAIPGASSYLDMGLVSYANAVKQQWLGVDTALLETHGVVSREVAMAMAVGAIQASGADLSVAVTGIAGPDGGTPGKPVGTVHLAVRDRQGQTLEHRGFYVGNRDRVRWQASQTALHLLRRMVTAQGQEKP
- a CDS encoding BrnA antitoxin family protein, whose product is MHNTPDPEKIDAENPEWSDAPFHQARPAQEVLTTLFPQSVIDDLLPPKRGRPCKDHPKQSLNIRLSPDVITSFRDTGKGWQTRIDNALREWLATHGQCPPK
- a CDS encoding branched-chain amino acid ABC transporter substrate-binding protein — translated: MKRLEKYARGKGLARLVFALVFGCVASAQAGTVKIGVAGPLSGAQAAFGEQFWRGAEQAAKDINAQGGINGDTIELVKGDDACEPKQAVAVANRLVDFDHVTAVVGHFCSSSTIPAFEVYAEAGILSMTPASTNPMVTERGLSTVFRTCGRDDQQGVVGAEFVVKQLKAQRVAVLHDKDTYGQGLADSMKAHLATLGLKEVLYEGLTRGEKDFNALVTKLRSVKADAVYFGGLHSEAGPLVRQMREQGLNVPLISGDGIMSETFVTSAGGPKFVEGVFMTFGADPRKIPSGKTLVEQFRKGGYEPEGYTLYSYATMQAIAQAMRATQSREGVKLAAWLKANPVETVMGTKSWNAKGDLKISDYVMYRWTPAGKYEEVQ
- a CDS encoding branched-chain amino acid ABC transporter permease LivH (LivHMGF is the membrane component of the LIV-I/LS branched-chain amino acid transporter) gives rise to the protein MSFHILVQQAVNGLVLGSVYGLIAVGYTMVYGIIGMINFAHGDVYMIAAYLTAIFLAALTLLGIQSPPLIILLVLLLTIACTALYGWSVERIAYKPLRHSTRLAPLISAIGMSLILQNYVRLSQGARSQGTPTLIHGSLRLFENGPDQFVQITYAQILIVVTAVIGMALLWYWIQATAMGRACRAVQQDRIMAALLGVDTDRVISVVFVLGASMAAVAGTLVTFNYGSFDFFIGFVIGIKAFTAAVLGGIGSLPGAMLGGLVLGLAESIFSGFVNTDYKDVFAFSLLVLVLIFRPSGLLGHPEVEKV
- a CDS encoding ATP-binding cassette domain-containing protein, translating into MASLLTVHDLTMRFGGVLALNGVGFDVRRGSVTALIGPNGAGKTTVFNCLTGFYRPSSGAIRLTDADGVAVDLIEILGGPFRRQDLVSPRAFGRRLYYKMFGGAALAARAGVVRTFQNIRLFKEMTAFENLLVAQRARVNNNLVAGLLSTRAYRDAEAEAVERAWYWLDFFRLADEGNRLAGELAYGRQRRLEIARAMCVGPRLLCLDEPAAGLNPNETRELSEWILSLRRGHGVTVCLIEHDMGLVMEISDQVVVLDHGQVIASGRPEKVRDNPVVLEAYLGVPEEEGS
- a CDS encoding phosphatidylglycerophosphatase A, whose protein sequence is MTRRLALWLATFFGSGYLPKAPGTWGTVAAVPLAMVSQSLGTTWSWIILGSVCVLGVWSAGVASRVVQREDPPEVVIDEVAGFLLAMIVAPLGWGWMLGGFVFFRLFDIFKPWPVDALERLPGGWGIMADDLAAGAYAGLCLFWIARIGLP
- the livM gene encoding high-affinity branched-chain amino acid ABC transporter permease LivM; this encodes MGSVLREALLTGLIALLLFAPLTGVSLSGYTLEGHWQRPLWLAGWVVLGRFALGWLLSRRRHVVAHARPHRRPSLLASWIEAHRTFLLLAMFVVALILPWFIGKYWLNVAILAWIYVLLALGLNIVVGLAGLLDLGFVAFYAVGAYGYALGFKYLDLSFWTALPFGALLAACFGVMLGFPVLRMHGDYLAIVTLGFGEIIRLVLNNWMEFTGGPNGVRVPFPSFFGIEFGRKAQPGHVTVHEYFNVPFSNEYRDIFLYLLLMIVVGGLVFVIRRLRRMPLGRNWEALREDEIACRSLGLQPVMVKLSAFGLGAMTGGVGGVFFAASQGFVNPTSFTFMESAHILAIVILGGMGSTAGVIVAAVILTVLPEALRDFAEYRGLLFGCAMVLMMVWRPRGLMGARRARFDRSGVA